The Ramlibacter sp. PS4R-6 nucleotide sequence ACTGGCCGAGGCCAAGACCACGCTGCAGTCGGTGCGCACCAGCTCCGACGAATTCGGGCGGACGGCCAAGCGCATCAACGCGCCCGACGGCCCGATCGACCGGCTGGCCGAAGGCACGCAGGCGCTGTCGCATGCGGCCGACTCCTTCAACTCGGCGACGCTGCCGCGCATCAACCGCGTGACCGAGGAGACCGGCCGCGCCGTGCGCCTGCTCGGACGCACCGCCGGCAACATCGGCGACAACCCGCAGTCGCTCATCTACGGCAACGGGCCGACACCGCCCGGGCCCGGCGAGCCCGGCTTCACGCCGCCCGGGGGTGCGAAATGAGGGCACGCCTGGCCGTCCTCGCATTCGCCGCATCGTTGGCCGCGTGTTCCTCGCTGGCGCCGGACAAGCCGGTGCGCGCGACCCTGTACGACTTCGGCGTCGTCAGCCTCGCGCCGGCGCCGGCGGGCGCGCGCCAGAGCGCGATCGTGCTGGCGGACCTGGAAGCCGCCGGTTCGCTCGAAGGCTCGTCACTCCTGTACCGCCTGGGCTATGCGAACGGCCACCAGTTGCTGCCGTACGCGCAGGCGCGCTGGGCCGCGCCGCCGCCGCGCCTGGTGCGCCAGCGCCTGCGCGAGGTGCTGGGCCGCG carries:
- a CDS encoding ABC-type transport auxiliary lipoprotein family protein is translated as MRARLAVLAFAASLAACSSLAPDKPVRATLYDFGVVSLAPAPAGARQSAIVLADLEAAGSLEGSSLLYRLGYANGHQLLPYAQARWAAPPPRLVRQRLREVLGRERAVLDASESAALARSGGAMPPTLRVDLEEFSHVFDSPTQSWGVVRLRVTLMENTSAGERLLGQRVFVQRQAAPSADAPGGVRALTAATDAAAQEIALWLAQPR